A window of the Plasmodium vivax chromosome 12, whole genome shotgun sequence genome harbors these coding sequences:
- a CDS encoding hypothetical protein, conserved (encoded by transcript PVX_117830A) — protein MKGVKKAGRKESPSREKTYDGPRYIKLYDSGSEYTVDENDEGPTFAHLKNIKICNEEKKKTLSKICCTKNYLFVGTCSVFSQVRVFNYTNLVNSKKESEDLSSTSVEGYNKRTSEGQGKKDKKEEARGQNKHCEAFISLCDIYRKSKFYTAKGDSRNDNMLSIDLFHNSVNRKSVKRSNSVQKKVPQGHSPNEANVKEVAPKGERSASGNVVKEEREKKKENNPTLINLKDKLMNFNQKGLLELSDNEATFREEYLYYDNFAGIPPPKKDTHPIRITNEMREEERNKREKEEEMEKKKKIEEENLRNEQLAKNGCYLNKDMLEINVDVIKRKTIQVNNLLEYIGAFVNVSSPIILMKTNREENILSVLTFGGDVYSYDISEHSLKQLREKRIKKIEFFSNIENYFIEQEKNNTSNEFLEEDFSEEVTASALSLSKSHFTNSVKYFDFLPDDKTLICVGLNKDYFLSFINCQNGKKIIYHKKIKVKKPSHSVALNSNKMSKDKMLPTLMHDFSYVYVEREKKIFNGEIGNYVYIGSTCGYLVFIFLGDKFLRFVNNLLTSDQVRSGSLFTYHEGTDESEWADESKWADESEWAKTVAQCVLGNVDDVYTVRKDELYAFFGDEHNVGSGTKMNGNDHQGGNVGGNQSGNVGGSLSNTANRSSDQGAPPDNPKENIFKEADHNSFSYAFYIAKNVKINSIISLSTHKNDHIHLIVGLNDGRLLDFLFRISPHFTPTSSITSCGYYPALSQNCSEKNSSHNKPPKNGDTEGAADNPPSPIENIHFIQESEKELYDFTGLHKSSRISKINLYQSGSQHSLVFINSNVKRIREMSDKKFYTTYVLNVCSKQISILHEHLAYIIDSCVCSHFYFCLDDNNTVAVFASSRER, from the coding sequence ATGAAAGGTGTCAAGAAGGCGGGGCGAAAAGAGTCACCCAGTCGGGAAAAGACCTACGATGGTCCAAGGTATATCAAGCTATACGACTCAGGTTCTGAGTATACCGTGGATGAAAATGACGAGGGCCCCACATTTGCTCaccttaaaaatataaagatttgcaacgaagagaaaaagaaaacgctCAGTAAGATATGCTGCACCAAGAATTACCTTTTCGTTGGCACCTGTAGCGTGTTCAGCCAAGTGCGCGTCTTTAATTACACCAATTTGGTAAACTCAAAGAAGGAGAGCGAAGATTTGAGTAGTACCTCCGTAGAAGGCTACAACAAACGAACAAGTGAAGGACAGggtaaaaaagataaaaaggaggaagcgcGTGGGCAGAATAAACACTGTGAAGCCTTCATCAGCCTATGTGACATTTACAGGAAGAGCAAATTTTATACGGCCAAAGGGGACTCCAGAAATGATAACATGCTAAGCATAGACCTTTTCCACAATTCGGTTAATAGAAAAAGCGTGAAGAGAAGCAACAGTGTGCAGAAAAAGGTGCCTCAGGGGCATTCCCCGAACGAGGCAAACGTGAAGGAAGTtgcaccaaagggggaaagaagcgcCAGCGGCAATGTTGTAAAGgaggagagggagaaaaaaaaggaaaataatccAACCCTCATCAATTTGAAGGACAAACTGATGAACTTCAACCAAAAGGGCCTCCTAGAATTAAGCGACAACGAAGCAACATTTCGGGAGGAATATTTATACTATGACAACTTTGCGGGGATTCCCCCACCTAAAAAAGACACACACCCTATAAGAATTACCAACGAAATGAGGGAAGAGGAGAGAaacaaaagagaaaaagaagaagaaatggaaaagaaaaaaaaaatcgaagaagaaaatttgaGAAATGAACagttagcaaaaaatggtTGCTACTTGAATAAAGACATGCTAGAAATAAACGTAGATGTAATTAAGAGGAAAACAATACAGGTGAATAATTTGCTAGAGTACATTGGAGCTTTCGTTAATGTATCTTCCCCAATCATACTGATGAAAACAAATCgggaggaaaatattttatccgTTTTAACCTTCGGAGGGGATGTGTACAGCTACGATATCAGTGAGCATTCGCTAAAACAgctgagggaaaaaagaattaaaaaaatcgaattCTTTAGTAATATagagaattattttattgagcaagaaaagaataatacATCGAATGAATTTTTGGAGGAAGATTTTTCAGAGGAGGTAACTGCATCCGCATTGTCTCTTTCCAAATCTCATTTCACCAATTcggtaaaatattttgatttcCTCCCAGATGATAAAACGCTAATTTGTGTGGGACTAAATAAGGACTACTTCCTTTCATTTATTAACTGCcagaatgggaagaaaattatatatcataagaaaataaaagttaaaaagCCCAGCCATAGCGTTGCCCTGAACTCGAATAAAATGAGTAAAGACAAAATGCTGCCTACGCTCATGCACGATTTTAGCTATGTGTACGTGGaacgggagaaaaaaatttttaatggCGAAATTGGGAATTACGTTTACATTGGGTCCACTTGTGGTTACttggttttcatttttcttggCGACAAGTTTCTGCGGTTTGTTAATAATTTGCTGACGAGTGACCAGGTGAGGAGCGGCTCCCTGTTCACCTACCACGAGGGGACCGATGAAAGCGAGTGGGCCGATGAAAGCAAGTGGGCCGATGAAAGCGAGTGGGCCAAGACCGTCGCCCAGTGCGTCTTAGGCAACGTGGACGATGTGTATACGGTACGGAAGGACGAGTTGTATGCGTTCTTTGGGGATGAGCACAATGTTGGCAGCGGAACGAAGATGAATGGGAATGACCATCAGGGCGGAAACGTCGGTGGCAATCAAAGCGGCAACGTCGGTGGCAGCCTCAGCAACACCGCGAATCGATCCAGTGACCAGGGCGCGCCCCCCGACAACCCCaaggaaaacattttcaaaGAAGCAGATCACAACTCCTTTTCCTACGCTTTCTACATCGCCAAGAATGTGAAAATAAACTCTATTATAAGCCTCAGTACACACAAAAACGATCACATCCATTTGATTGTAGGGCTTAACGACGGAAGGTTGTTGGACTTCCTCTTTCGTATATCCCCGCACTTTACTCCCACCTCTTCCATCACGAGCTGTGGGTACTACCCCGCGTTGAGTCAAAATTGTTCGGAAAAAAACTCCAGTCATAATAAGcccccaaaaaatggggacacGGAAGGTGCTGCGGATAATCCTCCCTCCCCTATCGAAAATATTCACTTCATACaggaaagcgaaaaagaaTTGTATGACTTTACAGGGTTACACAAATCGAGCAgaataagcaaaataaatttgtatcAAAGTGGCTCGCAACATTCtcttgtttttataaattcaaaTGTGAAAAGAATTCGCGAAATGTCcgataaaaaattttacacaaCATATGTGTTAAATGTGTGTAGTAAACAAATTAGCATTCTGCATGAGCACCTCGCGTACATTATTGATTCCTGTGTGTGCTctcacttttatttttgcctaGATGACAATAACACAGTCGCcgtttttgcctcttcccgCGAGAGGTAA
- a CDS encoding hypothetical protein, conserved (encoded by transcript PVX_117840A), translating to MTLIRKVNRNVLQTFKELYRTGKRLNIHKTTFLCQTYEKNCWRKTRLREEKVYHKKYNFLKYAYDVVNYGIENNLKFQIEEKNIVQEEDSYVEEESKDHDCEKSIKEEVATVDLEIKNILKLLEDVNKKYNQNTKNATHIYYHFMNKNVPLKKSEFVKKYQKVYNAADLTILYYYIKKFKLLTNKKKHLSNKLRVLKLRKNAFDIVNYSFSVDKLEQMFYEHARKINVL from the coding sequence ATGACGCTAATAAGAAAAGTTAACAGGAACGTCCTGCAGACCTTCAAAGAGCTATACAGAACGGGGAAAAGGCTGAACATCCACAAAACCACCTTTCTGTGCCAAacgtatgaaaaaaattgctggAGAAAAACAAGACTGAGGGAAGAAAAGGTTTAtcataagaaatataattttttaaaatatgcatatgatGTTGTGAACTACGgaattgaaaataatttaaaatttcaaattgaagaaaaaaacattgtGCAGGAGGAAGACTCATAcgtggaagaagaaagcaAAGACCATGATTGTGAAAAGAGCATAAAGGAGGAAGTAGCCACAGTAGatttggaaataaaaaatattttaaaattgctgGAAGATgtaaataagaaatataatcagaatacaaaaaatgccacacatatttattaccattttatgaacaaaaatgtgccgctgaaaaaaagtgaatttgtaaaaaaataccagAAGGTGTACAACGCAGCAGATTTGACAatactttattattatataaaaaaatttaaattacttACAAATAAGAAGAAGCATTTATCGAATAAGTTGCGCGTTTTAAAATTGAGGAAAAATGCCTTTGACATTGTGAACTACTCCTTTTCGGTGGACAAGCTAGAGCAGATGTTCTACGAGCACGCGAGGAAAATCAACGTGCTGTGA
- a CDS encoding hypothetical protein, conserved (encoded by transcript PVX_117845A), which produces MGKDRNETDARKKHTFKDDNVCKYYLIDFCPHDLFPNTKSDIGRCKNIHSEVLKEQLANHENYKYYLAKYQQKFMKTLENIVELADHKIERSKEKLKYLSESSKNPVDKKERIESINSHIEDLQKQEEEAREKGDLVKADSFSSQVTTLQAEIKRLNEEPEKVAEPNLKVCEICGAMKSTGDLIQRFENHVNGKQHLGFEKIRNALSKLKESEKEREQIIEEYRKEKYAHDEKSSKRERSHRDREHRKRSSDHRRSSKHHRSHDRSSRTHHSSRSKRSRRHSPSHRSRSSSSSRSRERHKERSSRHR; this is translated from the exons ATGGGAAAGGACAGGAACGAAACGGATGCCAGGAAAAAGCACACCTTCAAAGACGACAAC GTGTGCAAGTACTACTTAATTGATTTTTGTCCCCACGATCTTTTCCCCAACACAAAAAGTGACATAGGGAG ATGCAAAAACATACATTCAGAAGTGCTAAAGGAACAACTGGCAAAtcatgaaaattataaatactaCTTGGCAAAATATCAGCAAAAGTTTATGA AAACGCTGGAAAATATTGTCGAATTGGCCGATCACAAAATTGAGAGgagcaaagaaaaattaaagtacCTGTCGGAGAGTAGCAAAAATCCCGTTGACAAGAAGGAGAG AATCGAAAGCATCAATAGCCACATAGAGGATTTGCAAAaacaggaagaggaagctcGCGAAAAG GGGGACTTAGTCAAGGCCGACAGTTTTAGCAGCCAAGTGACCACCCTCCAAGCGGAAATCAAGAGGTTAAATGAGGAGCCTGAGAAGGTGGCAGAGCCAAATTTGAAG GTTTGCGAAATATGTGGAGCCATGAAATCGACGGGGGACCTCATCCAGAGATTTGAAAACCATGTCAATGGAAAGCAGCACTTAGGATTTGAAAAGATAAGAAACGCTCTAAGCAAATTGAAAGAGAGTGAGAAGGAACGAGAGCAAATTATTGAGGAatatagaaaagaaaaatatgcgcATGATGAGAAGtcctccaaaagggaaagaagtcACCGCGATCGTGAGCACAGAAAAAGATCGAGTGACCATAGAAGAAGTTCAAAGCATCACAGGTCCCATGATAGGAGTAGTCGGACGCATCACTCCAGCAGGAGCAAGCGGTCGAGAAGGCATTCACCTTCGCATAGAAGTAGATCCAGTAGCTCAAGCCGTTCCAGGGAAAGACATAAAGAGCGATCGAGTAGGCACAGATGA
- a CDS encoding hypothetical protein, conserved (encoded by transcript PVX_117835A) translates to MERSNVKAPPPEKNKTAAEALKKKDAGKNVFETLHNLFLEEKESNKRKHEDLSEHIDKMKAYFDEKINSLKDNTHENLEELKYYLDQLNRNNKDKATDNNTFVDQLEIVKNDVNKLKKEKEENINLIKTSMRTYFDKIKGMLSVMNANIESVKEELANYKENNQIDNKKKNIEILQLINEENEALNKKMEESLNSLSSDMREAKEQIITFKEHMENQVKGIKNETDTNKREMDEKTNELALNQKKLLNDFYPSEMS, encoded by the exons atggagcgCTCTAACGTGAAAGCCCCGCCCCCTGAGAAGAATAAAACTGCCGCCGAggctttaaaaaagaaa GACGCAGGGAAAAACGTTTTTGAAACCCTGCACAACTTGTTCctagaagaaaaggagagcaACAAACGGAAGCATGAAGATTTGTCTGAGCATATagacaaaatgaaggcatattttgatgaaaaaataaactcccTTAAGGATAACACGCATGAAAATCTAGAGGAGTTAAAATATTACCTGGACCAGCTAAACAGAAACAATAAAGATAAGGCAACGGACAACAACACCTTCGTGGATCAGTTGGagattgtaaaaaatgatgtgaacaaattgaagaaggagaaggaggaaaatataaatctcATCAAAACGAGCATGCGGACTTACTTCGACAAGATAAAGGGG aTGCTAAGCGTGATGAACGCAAACATAGAGAGCGTTAAGGAGGAGCTAGCGAATTATAAGGAAAACAATCAAATAGacaataagaaaaaaaacatcgaaATTTTGCAGCTCATAAACGAAGAAAACGAGGCACTCAACAAAAAGATGGAGGAGTCGCTCAACTCG CTAAGCAGCGACATGCGCGAAGCCAAAGAGCAGATCATCACCTTTAAGGAGCACATGGAAAACCAAGTGAAGGGCATAAAAAACGAGACAGATACGAATAAGAGAGAAATGGACGAGAAGACTAACGAGCTGGCGCTCAATcagaagaagctgctgaaCGATTTTTATCCTTCCGAAATGAGCTAG